In the genome of Limnobaculum zhutongyuii, one region contains:
- a CDS encoding phage tail tape measure protein, translating to MSGDFKASMTLTADDQASKQLSTAIKGTTKAVTDAEKAAAKAGNVQKKTAEQSVRSTRTAAEEFRRAAKARENLGIRSEQTIQREIAQTIASYNRLAKSGVMSAREQERAYGSMKQRVRELKSEMQGVGRAAQRMGNLKRWGGNAMSLAGGLAAGAAVIAKPISNQMTYERSLSYMTNTAFSNEDMAGRVAGRKKLAASIRAAVTAGGGTKEDAADAMNTMLASGAVGYDTANKWLPDIMKNATGSKASANDLATLAVKAKQSFGLSDEEIPTAINMAIAAGKAGNFELKDMAKHLAPQMAAARATGMSGIDDFGKILALNEMSGITAGSSDEAGLMLLTCWLKLTAPTLPVRLKKLRLTVKVLIYLRLWRKPVSMVLTR from the coding sequence TCCATGACGCTAACGGCCGATGACCAGGCATCAAAACAACTGAGCACGGCCATTAAGGGCACCACGAAAGCGGTCACTGACGCTGAAAAAGCGGCCGCGAAAGCGGGTAATGTCCAGAAGAAAACTGCTGAACAATCTGTCCGTTCTACCCGTACTGCTGCTGAAGAGTTTCGCCGTGCTGCAAAAGCACGCGAAAATCTTGGTATCCGCTCCGAACAAACCATTCAACGAGAAATCGCCCAAACTATCGCCAGTTATAATCGCCTGGCTAAAAGTGGTGTGATGTCTGCTCGCGAGCAGGAACGTGCATACGGCAGTATGAAACAACGCGTCCGTGAGTTAAAAAGCGAAATGCAGGGTGTGGGCCGTGCCGCTCAACGGATGGGAAATCTTAAACGTTGGGGTGGAAACGCAATGAGTTTAGCGGGCGGTTTAGCTGCCGGTGCAGCGGTCATTGCCAAACCAATCTCAAATCAGATGACTTATGAACGCTCTCTTTCCTATATGACCAATACGGCATTTAGTAATGAGGATATGGCTGGCCGTGTCGCGGGGCGTAAAAAGTTAGCTGCATCGATTAGAGCGGCGGTCACCGCAGGAGGAGGAACAAAAGAGGATGCTGCTGATGCAATGAATACCATGCTGGCATCAGGCGCAGTGGGCTATGACACCGCGAATAAGTGGCTGCCCGATATTATGAAGAATGCCACCGGTTCCAAGGCATCAGCTAATGATTTAGCTACATTGGCTGTAAAAGCCAAACAGTCATTTGGATTATCTGATGAGGAAATTCCAACCGCCATTAATATGGCTATAGCTGCTGGTAAAGCAGGAAACTTCGAACTGAAAGACATGGCCAAACATTTGGCACCTCAAATGGCAGCGGCCCGCGCTACGGGTATGAGTGGTATTGATGACTTCGGTAAGATTCTGGCGCTTAATGAAATGTCCGGTATCACTGCCGGTTCCAGTGATGAGGCAGGCCTCATGTTGTTAACCTGCTGGCTAAAATTAACAGCGCCGACGCTGCCCGTGCGGCTAAAAAAGTTAAGGTTAACGGTAAAGGTATTGATTTACCTAAGACTCTGGCGCAAGCCCGTGAGCATGGTATTGACCCGATAG
- a CDS encoding DNA circularization protein, producing MAWSENLQRASFRGVRFEVLDVTDSIGRAHATYEYPFIDGGDLKDLGRKPRRYKFTAFFWGDDYDARLQRFTTALDEPGPGELVHPVYGSIPHALAIEYEIKHVADNVDSCVVDLTFLEDRTGTTLFNQQLPEQLGAAIFDRLDELVEQVASFFDAIMAPINMVKSLLKRGRAIANTLLNTLFIFKSDILTSIDDFEGFLKYPSQFVREFQRLLEMDTSKTGSSIPALRNNTTSITIANQPLRPVSPGMNTAAPTDITATPTTVIPVWNSILESMDAVVTLPADLINGDVPATIPVPAQSAPDDVVDVTVLYAVQSVGELANAATAILSDDIQTAVLSPDDIETIVDSVRERMQSTIDRIRHQYEPAQETISSDTTPIGLLWQPVVAQLKNVALDLQNLGLTVIAKRPPLTKKTVISDSCLRLLAHQWYGDHSRAVELQRLNPQLRNPNKVNAGDVINAYTR from the coding sequence ATGGCCTGGTCAGAGAATTTACAGCGAGCTTCGTTTCGTGGGGTAAGGTTTGAGGTTTTAGATGTCACTGATTCTATTGGCCGCGCCCATGCGACCTATGAATATCCCTTTATTGATGGTGGTGACCTGAAAGATTTAGGCCGAAAACCGCGCCGTTATAAGTTCACCGCCTTTTTTTGGGGCGATGATTATGATGCCAGATTGCAGCGTTTTACCACCGCATTAGATGAGCCGGGGCCGGGTGAGTTAGTCCATCCGGTTTACGGCTCTATTCCTCACGCACTGGCAATTGAATATGAAATTAAGCATGTGGCGGATAATGTTGATAGTTGTGTTGTGGATCTGACGTTCCTGGAGGACCGTACCGGTACAACATTATTTAATCAGCAGCTTCCGGAACAACTGGGTGCGGCTATCTTCGATCGTCTGGATGAATTAGTCGAACAGGTGGCCAGTTTTTTTGATGCCATAATGGCCCCGATTAACATGGTTAAAAGCCTTTTAAAACGAGGTCGGGCGATTGCTAACACCCTGTTAAATACGCTGTTCATCTTTAAATCTGACATCCTGACCAGTATTGATGATTTTGAGGGTTTTCTTAAATATCCGTCTCAGTTCGTCCGGGAGTTCCAACGCCTGCTAGAGATGGACACCAGTAAAACCGGAAGTAGTATCCCGGCTCTGCGTAATAACACAACGTCAATTACAATAGCTAACCAACCCTTACGGCCGGTTAGTCCGGGCATGAATACCGCTGCACCTACGGATATCACTGCCACACCAACCACGGTTATCCCTGTCTGGAATAGTATCCTGGAAAGTATGGATGCGGTGGTGACGTTACCGGCGGACCTGATTAATGGTGATGTTCCGGCAACCATCCCAGTACCCGCCCAATCGGCTCCGGATGACGTTGTTGATGTTACCGTACTCTATGCCGTTCAGTCTGTCGGCGAGCTGGCGAACGCGGCAACCGCCATTTTGAGTGATGATATTCAGACGGCGGTATTATCTCCGGATGATATTGAAACCATTGTTGACAGTGTTCGCGAGCGTATGCAGAGCACTATCGACCGGATACGTCATCAATATGAACCTGCGCAGGAAACGATTAGCTCAGACACCACGCCGATTGGTCTGCTGTGGCAGCCGGTCGTGGCTCAATTAAAGAATGTAGCATTAGACCTGCAAAACTTAGGGTTAACGGTTATTGCTAAACGTCCGCCACTCACTAAAAAAACCGTGATAAGCGATAGCTGTCTGCGTTTATTAGCGCACCAATGGTATGGCGACCATTCCCGCGCCGTCGAATTACAGCGTCTGAATCCCCAATTACGTAACCCGAATAAGGTGAATGCCGGAGATGTTATTAATGCCTACACCCGATAA
- a CDS encoding phage baseplate assembly protein V — protein MWNQVNQKINQALSGVRQAFRVVLGASNSSAKVQTSQVKGLSGEDVPSCELFQHYGFTSNPPSGTMGIAIPLGGVTSHSIIVATEHGTYRLKSLVSGEVAIYTDEETRIVLKRGRIIETDCDVYRINCKSFEVNAETNADFNTPMVTASQEVTAQAKITGNGGMAISGSGGSGPTATFTGTVQQNGGDYLTDGDVKAGTVSVVSHQHPNGEGGSPTGEPIK, from the coding sequence ATGTGGAATCAGGTAAACCAAAAAATTAACCAGGCATTAAGTGGCGTTCGCCAGGCATTTCGAGTCGTACTGGGGGCCAGTAACAGTAGTGCAAAAGTTCAGACAAGTCAGGTTAAAGGGCTTTCCGGTGAAGATGTTCCAAGCTGTGAGTTGTTTCAACATTATGGTTTTACGTCTAACCCGCCAAGTGGAACAATGGGTATTGCGATTCCGTTGGGTGGTGTAACATCACACTCCATCATCGTGGCCACCGAGCACGGCACATACCGATTAAAATCATTAGTCAGTGGTGAAGTGGCTATTTACACCGATGAAGAGACCCGGATAGTATTAAAACGTGGACGCATTATCGAAACCGATTGTGATGTTTACCGAATCAATTGCAAGTCATTTGAAGTGAATGCCGAAACCAATGCCGATTTTAATACTCCGATGGTGACGGCCAGTCAGGAAGTAACTGCACAGGCTAAAATTACGGGTAACGGCGGCATGGCCATCAGCGGCAGCGGTGGTAGCGGCCCAACTGCCACCTTCACCGGCACCGTTCAGCAAAATGGCGGGGATTATCTGACCGATGGCGATGTGAAAGCCGGTACCGTGTCAGTTGTCAGCCATCAGCACCCTAATGGTGAAGGCGGAAGCCCGACCGGCGAACCTATCAAGTAG
- a CDS encoding phage GP46 family protein, with product MDQLISASTGDYTGTRSQSLENPVYLRLKTPVGSYWADPLLGSRLHELAQEKDVNRIYMLARQYAEQALQTLLNDGRAKTITVTAQRIRSGFLLLLIDVVDAWGKKQTFKHSVRVV from the coding sequence ATGGACCAGTTAATATCAGCATCAACCGGTGATTACACCGGTACACGCAGCCAGTCATTAGAGAACCCGGTTTATCTGCGACTAAAAACCCCTGTCGGCAGTTACTGGGCCGACCCGCTTTTAGGGTCCAGATTACATGAGCTGGCGCAGGAAAAGGACGTGAACCGTATTTATATGCTGGCGCGTCAGTACGCCGAACAGGCATTACAAACTTTACTTAATGATGGTCGAGCCAAAACCATCACAGTGACCGCCCAGCGCATCCGCTCCGGATTCCTGTTATTGCTGATTGATGTGGTGGATGCCTGGGGGAAAAAACAGACGTTTAAACATTCGGTGAGGGTCGTCTGA
- a CDS encoding baseplate J/gp47 family protein — MPFNVPTFEQIRDAQLRDIKNQLPDADTGTDSDYGVRAASVAGVADGLYQNQSYIVRQIFPDTADSDNLELHAKTRNVVRKSATYATGLADITGTPGSTLTAGAEMRGATIACSTTENAVIGDDGTATVKVQDATAGAAFNVETPSSVVLVSPPYGINSAANVQSLAGGTDVETDASLLSRYLELLRRPPAGGNKYDYKRWALEVDGVTAAYVYPLRRGLGTVDIAITSSNALPSQDLINTTQAHIDDVRNVTAKNALVLAPSIKLVDFTVLVSLDGLTLAEATPYVIQAVRDITDRIEPGQPLILSQVETQVSLVAGVTDRDITEPVGNVEAIVNAETLEWIQAGNIVVRLMGDEDQ, encoded by the coding sequence ATGCCGTTTAATGTACCTACGTTTGAACAAATCCGCGATGCGCAACTGCGTGATATTAAAAACCAGCTACCTGATGCGGATACCGGAACAGATTCAGATTATGGCGTTCGTGCTGCATCCGTTGCCGGTGTTGCCGATGGCCTGTATCAGAATCAGAGTTATATTGTCCGTCAGATATTCCCGGATACGGCCGACTCTGACAACCTGGAACTTCACGCCAAAACCCGTAACGTTGTGCGTAAAAGCGCGACATATGCAACCGGATTAGCGGATATCACGGGTACACCGGGTAGTACCCTGACTGCTGGCGCAGAAATGCGTGGTGCAACTATCGCCTGTTCGACGACAGAGAACGCGGTTATTGGTGATGATGGTACGGCAACCGTTAAAGTTCAGGACGCAACAGCCGGGGCCGCATTTAACGTAGAAACCCCCAGTAGTGTCGTATTAGTGAGCCCCCCTTATGGCATTAACTCTGCGGCTAATGTGCAATCGCTAGCCGGTGGCACAGATGTCGAAACCGATGCCAGTCTGTTATCACGTTATCTTGAATTACTCAGACGGCCACCGGCCGGTGGCAATAAATACGATTATAAACGCTGGGCGTTAGAAGTGGATGGCGTTACCGCTGCGTATGTTTATCCCTTACGTCGCGGACTGGGGACGGTTGATATCGCTATTACGTCATCGAACGCCTTACCGTCACAAGACTTGATTAATACCACCCAAGCCCATATCGATGATGTCCGCAACGTCACGGCCAAAAATGCACTGGTACTGGCCCCCTCCATTAAACTAGTCGATTTTACTGTGTTAGTTAGTCTGGACGGACTGACACTGGCAGAGGCTACACCGTATGTTATACAGGCGGTACGCGACATCACAGACAGGATAGAACCAGGACAGCCTCTGATTCTGTCTCAAGTTGAAACACAGGTATCACTGGTTGCTGGCGTCACTGACCGGGACATCACCGAACCGGTCGGAAACGTTGAAGCTATCGTGAATGCAGAGACGCTGGAATGGATACAGGCTGGAAATATCGTCGTGAGGTTAATGGGCGATGAGGACCAGTAA
- a CDS encoding YmfQ family protein, which yields MRTSNLLKTLLPPVSYEPNGERLSVEINAQSAVLDAVEQSAQQVADAVTPFLSGSLIADWERVYAVPVRAGATYQERLSNVLAKMAETGGVSIPYFIQLAATMGYTITIDELQPFRTGINRCGDMLYTADIIWVWRVNIMNAKTPIYQFRVGVSTAGERLLTFGDDIIETVFNDLKPAETLCVFAYHDLSPIDLTTPGLDPRVIYQCDSEHACYGQDGKIYYAAPNEWPVEYQNGTLIGRHEPEPESINLIELSNGVGSGGWQVFNSAAYDPKYTVEVIHGDTPAGIDDYVRVTMVIRDTNDPSPTVARCGIESGGVTGHLSCSYFYKNGISDQLRNQINDIDTTDIPLSTEWIRYVSSINYTSGDYRFIDLPSQPGLSGVFDAWNVQINIGSATSPIKTTGIIKKRTQANVFIPTTGATGCQILYSNGEYDEYSFSEGEFFQLPHSTRDWGVRYAQKIVYITNW from the coding sequence ATGAGGACCAGTAATCTGTTAAAAACACTATTGCCGCCGGTAAGTTATGAGCCGAACGGAGAACGGCTCTCTGTTGAGATTAATGCTCAGTCGGCAGTGCTGGACGCTGTTGAACAGTCCGCACAGCAGGTAGCTGATGCGGTAACGCCGTTTTTATCCGGCTCCTTAATAGCAGACTGGGAACGCGTGTACGCGGTACCTGTTCGTGCCGGAGCAACCTATCAGGAACGTTTATCTAACGTTCTGGCAAAAATGGCTGAAACTGGCGGCGTATCTATTCCTTATTTCATCCAGTTAGCCGCGACGATGGGTTACACCATCACGATAGATGAACTACAGCCATTCAGAACTGGAATCAATCGCTGTGGTGATATGCTCTATACAGCGGATATTATCTGGGTATGGCGCGTAAATATAATGAATGCAAAGACCCCTATTTATCAATTTAGGGTCGGTGTATCAACTGCCGGAGAACGCTTACTAACATTTGGTGATGATATAATTGAAACTGTCTTTAATGATTTAAAGCCAGCAGAAACGTTATGTGTTTTTGCGTACCATGATTTATCTCCCATCGATTTGACAACACCCGGATTAGATCCTCGAGTTATATACCAATGTGATAGTGAACATGCGTGTTATGGGCAAGATGGAAAAATTTATTATGCAGCGCCCAATGAGTGGCCTGTAGAGTATCAGAACGGTACCTTAATTGGTCGGCATGAACCAGAACCAGAAAGTATTAACTTAATTGAGTTGAGTAACGGTGTTGGTTCTGGCGGCTGGCAGGTCTTTAACAGTGCGGCATATGACCCTAAATATACAGTAGAGGTTATACATGGTGATACTCCGGCTGGTATTGATGATTATGTCAGAGTCACTATGGTCATTCGTGATACAAATGATCCATCCCCAACTGTTGCCAGGTGTGGTATTGAAAGTGGCGGTGTTACGGGACATTTATCATGCAGCTATTTCTATAAAAATGGGATATCTGATCAACTACGAAATCAGATAAACGACATTGATACAACAGATATTCCATTATCAACAGAATGGATTCGTTACGTTAGCTCAATTAATTACACATCAGGTGATTACCGTTTTATTGACCTTCCGTCACAACCCGGTTTATCTGGCGTGTTTGATGCGTGGAATGTGCAAATTAATATAGGTAGTGCTACATCTCCGATTAAAACAACGGGAATAATTAAAAAGCGAACACAGGCAAATGTTTTTATTCCTACTACCGGCGCTACCGGTTGTCAAATTCTTTATAGCAATGGGGAATATGATGAATATTCATTTTCCGAAGGGGAATTTTTTCAATTACCACACTCAACTCGTGATTGGGGTGTTCGGTATGCTCAAAAAATAGTTTACATAACTAATTGGTAA
- a CDS encoding gp53-like domain-containing protein — protein MKDIMPPINTPDSLFHDGNPLTGALGTVVNATFMNDVQGSVQNIQTELKALLTATDSLPNDNVNNQILLALKALFLQANNNLSEIKDAGVTAIETARGNLGLKSAAIKEVGTGIGQIPDMSSQQKGVGAGFGWQKLPSGLILQWGGTPAIAGSGSSVNVSFPVAFPTAVVGVVFQSTTEVSPSCALFMHTDLTTVSMKVWGVAKVVAAGATVSPLSPGISASWLVWGY, from the coding sequence ATGAAAGATATCATGCCACCAATTAACACACCGGACAGTTTATTTCATGATGGTAACCCATTAACTGGTGCGTTAGGAACCGTGGTTAATGCCACGTTTATGAATGACGTCCAAGGCTCTGTTCAAAACATTCAGACCGAATTAAAGGCATTATTAACAGCTACAGATAGCCTTCCCAATGATAACGTTAATAATCAAATATTACTAGCGTTAAAGGCATTGTTTTTACAAGCTAATAATAATTTATCAGAAATAAAAGATGCGGGAGTTACAGCAATTGAAACAGCTCGGGGTAATTTAGGGTTGAAATCCGCCGCAATTAAAGAGGTGGGAACAGGTATTGGACAAATTCCCGATATGAGCAGCCAGCAAAAAGGGGTAGGTGCTGGTTTTGGATGGCAAAAACTTCCTAGTGGATTGATCCTTCAGTGGGGGGGAACGCCAGCTATTGCTGGTAGTGGATCATCAGTTAATGTGTCTTTTCCAGTTGCGTTTCCGACGGCTGTTGTTGGTGTGGTTTTTCAATCTACGACTGAAGTTTCACCGTCTTGCGCACTTTTTATGCATACTGATTTAACAACCGTCAGTATGAAAGTTTGGGGTGTTGCTAAAGTAGTGGCGGCAGGGGCAACAGTCTCACCGTTATCACCAGGCATTTCGGCTAGCTGGTTAGTGTGGGGGTATTAG
- a CDS encoding tail fiber assembly protein, with protein MEKFFYSAQTNSAYPEALKDAYLESKSWPADSVEIDSNIYAEFFMSYPPAGKVRAPGKNGQPVWVDIPALSKDELVTEAESKKQYLLSVSNSVIQPLSYAVDTGIATDNEIRLYNEWRKYSVLLNRIDTSLAPKINWPTQPII; from the coding sequence ATGGAGAAATTTTTCTATAGCGCGCAAACAAACAGCGCCTATCCCGAGGCACTCAAGGACGCGTATTTAGAGTCTAAATCGTGGCCTGCTGATAGTGTTGAAATTGATAGTAATATTTATGCGGAGTTTTTTATGTCTTATCCCCCGGCAGGAAAAGTCAGAGCTCCGGGGAAAAATGGACAGCCTGTCTGGGTTGATATTCCAGCCTTATCAAAGGATGAGCTAGTTACAGAGGCTGAATCAAAAAAACAGTACCTATTATCTGTGTCTAACTCAGTTATTCAACCGCTCTCATATGCAGTGGACACTGGAATAGCCACTGATAATGAAATTCGGTTATATAACGAATGGCGTAAATACAGCGTACTATTGAATAGAATTGACACATCACTCGCACCGAAAATCAACTGGCCTACACAACCAATTATATAG
- a CDS encoding ABC transporter permease, protein MIPFKIIYADFKRLWGGTLILTLLIAAAVAFSMVVNLQERALREGSARAADRFDLIVGAAGSETQLVLSSVFLQPSLLPLLPHHYLDELKQNPLVESASPLAFGDSYKGMPIIGTDDDLLRDRDIQYGNDSQNHKNSVFGSDYGAVVGAATGLVVGDKVTPIHGQVGSEGAHQHEAVNYIVTGVLPTSGDAWDKAILVSITAVWAVHGAEEHESHADDEIHHHGGDVSVVVVKPKSIAGAYQLRSQYRTGESLAVFPGEVLTRLYGTLGDARQVLSLMAIGTQILVLIAILMVIVVHLEQRQRQFGALRAFGAPQRGIVALIWCGLMLMMSIGIVLGVGIGYLVTLWISQSISSLYGIKLPVTIQPEDGLLIATIWSVIGVVLLLPAILVYRHSPAQALKTV, encoded by the coding sequence ATGATTCCTTTTAAAATTATCTATGCCGATTTCAAACGCCTGTGGGGTGGAACATTGATTCTTACCCTGTTGATAGCCGCCGCTGTGGCTTTCAGTATGGTGGTCAATTTGCAAGAAAGAGCATTGCGGGAAGGAAGTGCCAGAGCGGCAGATCGTTTTGATTTAATCGTTGGTGCCGCAGGAAGTGAAACTCAACTGGTACTATCCAGCGTATTTTTACAGCCCTCGCTGTTACCGTTGTTACCTCATCACTATCTGGATGAACTGAAACAGAACCCATTAGTAGAGTCAGCATCGCCATTAGCCTTTGGTGACAGCTATAAAGGTATGCCCATTATCGGAACTGATGACGATCTGTTGCGTGACAGGGATATACAGTACGGTAATGACAGTCAGAACCATAAAAACTCAGTATTTGGTAGTGATTATGGCGCCGTTGTGGGGGCCGCAACCGGGCTTGTTGTGGGTGATAAAGTTACCCCTATTCATGGTCAGGTTGGCAGTGAAGGCGCTCACCAACATGAGGCAGTTAATTATATCGTTACCGGCGTATTGCCAACTTCTGGTGATGCCTGGGATAAAGCAATTCTGGTATCTATCACTGCCGTATGGGCAGTGCATGGTGCTGAAGAACATGAAAGTCATGCAGATGATGAAATACACCATCATGGAGGTGATGTTTCTGTGGTGGTAGTTAAGCCGAAAAGTATTGCAGGAGCCTATCAACTCAGATCGCAATATCGTACTGGCGAGAGCTTAGCCGTATTCCCCGGTGAAGTATTGACCCGTTTATACGGTACGTTGGGAGATGCCCGCCAGGTTCTTTCCCTGATGGCTATTGGAACTCAGATTTTGGTGTTAATTGCCATTTTAATGGTAATCGTAGTGCATCTTGAGCAGCGTCAACGGCAATTTGGCGCATTACGAGCCTTCGGTGCACCGCAACGCGGCATTGTGGCATTAATTTGGTGTGGGTTGATGTTAATGATGAGTATCGGGATTGTGCTTGGGGTAGGAATCGGTTATCTGGTGACGCTATGGATATCGCAGAGCATATCTTCATTGTATGGCATAAAACTGCCGGTCACTATTCAACCCGAAGATGGTCTGTTGATAGCGACGATATGGAGTGTTATCGGTGTGGTATTACTGCTGCCAGCGATATTGGTCTATCGGCATTCACCAGCACAGGCATTGAAGACGGTATAA
- a CDS encoding ABC transporter ATP-binding protein — MSELFINQLQVKFNGSAQAALNIPQLVVSTGAHVAVTGASGSGKTTLVNAISGLERSGSGKIFWNGKDIGRMSERQRDRWRATNVGLVMQDFHLYPGLSALDNVLLPARFHYWRLPSSLKTRAAELLEQVGIRQHRQVVDTLSRGEKQRVAIARALLSKPEIVIADEPTASLDANNGLEVIRLLTQFARLSKATLICITHDPRLSDEMRRRITLENGRPVKDITTGRTL; from the coding sequence ATGTCAGAACTGTTTATTAATCAGTTACAAGTCAAGTTTAACGGTAGCGCTCAGGCGGCGTTAAATATACCTCAACTGGTGGTATCTACCGGTGCTCATGTGGCGGTTACCGGCGCTTCCGGTAGTGGAAAAACCACCTTGGTTAATGCCATTAGCGGCCTTGAACGTAGCGGCAGCGGTAAAATTTTCTGGAACGGTAAAGATATTGGTCGTATGTCAGAGCGCCAACGGGATCGTTGGCGGGCAACGAATGTCGGTCTGGTGATGCAGGACTTTCATCTGTATCCCGGGTTGAGCGCTTTGGATAATGTTTTACTTCCGGCCCGTTTTCATTACTGGCGCTTGCCTTCATCATTGAAAACACGTGCCGCCGAGTTACTGGAGCAGGTGGGTATCCGGCAGCACCGGCAAGTAGTCGATACCTTATCTCGTGGTGAAAAACAGCGGGTGGCAATAGCCCGGGCGTTGCTGAGTAAACCAGAAATTGTCATTGCCGATGAGCCGACCGCCAGCCTGGATGCCAATAACGGACTGGAAGTTATCCGTTTGCTCACTCAATTTGCCAGGCTGTCAAAAGCGACCCTGATATGCATTACACATGATCCTCGTTTGAGTGATGAAATGCGCCGGCGAATTACGCTGGAGAATGGTCGTCCGGTTAAAGATATCACCACAGGAAGAACACTATGA
- a CDS encoding alkaline phosphatase — MKASWLIPLTFALVPVVIPATASAVNIYPIDRATMLTGGKFDFKVEFDKQVDPAQVSIKINGKAYQQVWSQKSEFIKDEDGLNASSLVIKNVDIATPGDYKVEVSAGDEKGTVSWNVYQTPEKRQAKNVILFIGDGLSVAHRTAARVMSKGITEGKANGRLAIDDLTNMAFIGTSSTDSIAADSANTMSAYMTGHKSGVNALGVYVSRAKDSLNHPKQETLGELIKRTSNMSVGIVSDAELEDATPAAVLSHTRRRADKAEIVSMFYDVKPDVLLGGGSAYFLPETTPGSKRKDNQNYVERFQQAGYQLVTNAEELKKQGSGADKLLGLFHTGNMDDVLDRRFLKNDVTKKFPDQPDLTEMTQTALDVLSKNQDGFFLMVESALIDKASHPLDWERAAYNTIMLDQSVAIAKKFAETHPDTLIIVTGDHTHGISIVGTVDDDKPGNDMREKVGVYETAGYPNYEDKDGDGYPDRVDVSKRLAVFFNNFPDHYETFRPKLDARFVPAIQNEKGEYIANAIYKDIPGAVLRTGNIPRNTDTGVHSVDDMIVQASGPGAERIHGYMDNTELFRVIVDSLSLGHGKQG; from the coding sequence ATGAAGGCAAGTTGGTTGATTCCTCTCACTTTTGCGTTAGTCCCTGTGGTTATTCCCGCTACGGCATCTGCCGTGAATATCTATCCTATCGATCGGGCAACGATGTTAACCGGCGGCAAGTTTGACTTTAAAGTTGAGTTTGATAAGCAGGTTGATCCGGCTCAGGTTAGCATCAAAATTAATGGCAAAGCATACCAACAGGTATGGAGCCAAAAAAGCGAGTTTATTAAAGATGAAGACGGTCTGAATGCCTCATCACTGGTAATAAAGAATGTTGATATTGCTACCCCGGGTGATTACAAAGTTGAAGTCTCGGCGGGTGATGAAAAAGGCACGGTAAGCTGGAATGTTTATCAAACGCCGGAAAAACGTCAGGCTAAAAACGTTATTCTGTTTATTGGTGATGGCCTGTCAGTTGCTCATCGAACCGCTGCCAGAGTGATGTCAAAAGGTATTACTGAAGGTAAAGCCAACGGTCGTCTGGCTATTGATGACTTAACCAATATGGCATTTATTGGAACATCAAGTACAGATTCTATTGCTGCTGACAGCGCTAATACCATGAGTGCCTACATGACCGGTCATAAATCGGGTGTGAATGCGCTGGGGGTTTACGTCAGTCGGGCTAAAGACTCGCTTAATCATCCAAAGCAAGAAACACTGGGTGAGTTGATTAAACGCACCAGCAATATGTCGGTGGGTATTGTCAGCGATGCCGAGCTGGAGGATGCCACGCCAGCGGCAGTGTTATCCCATACTCGTCGTCGTGCGGATAAAGCAGAAATTGTCAGCATGTTCTATGACGTTAAGCCGGATGTTCTGCTGGGGGGCGGTTCTGCCTATTTTCTGCCGGAAACGACTCCGGGTTCTAAACGTAAAGATAACCAAAACTACGTTGAACGCTTCCAACAGGCTGGCTATCAGCTGGTTACCAACGCAGAGGAGCTGAAAAAGCAGGGCTCCGGGGCGGATAAGCTACTCGGCCTGTTCCATACTGGTAACATGGATGATGTGCTGGACCGACGCTTCCTGAAAAATGATGTCACTAAGAAGTTTCCCGACCAGCCAGACCTGACTGAAATGACCCAAACTGCACTGGATGTACTGTCAAAAAATCAGGATGGCTTCTTCCTGATGGTTGAGTCAGCGCTAATTGATAAAGCCTCACATCCATTGGATTGGGAGCGTGCGGCATATAACACCATCATGTTGGATCAGTCAGTCGCTATCGCTAAGAAGTTTGCGGAAACCCATCCGGATACGCTGATTATTGTTACCGGCGACCATACTCACGGAATTTCAATTGTCGGAACCGTTGATGATGATAAACCGGGCAACGATATGCGCGAGAAGGTAGGTGTATATGAAACTGCAGGCTATCCAAATTATGAAGATAAAGACGGTGACGGCTATCCGGACAGGGTCGATGTCTCTAAGCGCTTAGCGGTATTCTTCAATAACTTCCCGGACCATTATGAAACCTTCAGACCTAAGCTGGATGCGCGTTTTGTGCCCGCAATTCAAAATGAGAAGGGAGAGTATATTGCCAACGCCATATACAAAGACATACCCGGAGCCGTATTAAGAACCGGTAATATCCCGCGTAACACTGATACCGGGGTGCACTCTGTAGATGACATGATTGTTCAGGCATCAGGCCCGGGTGCTGAGCGGATTCATGGCTATATGGATAACACTGAATTATTCCGCGTAATTGTTGATTCTCTGTCGTTAGGCCATGGTAAACAGGGGTGA